From the Carya illinoinensis cultivar Pawnee chromosome 4, C.illinoinensisPawnee_v1, whole genome shotgun sequence genome, one window contains:
- the LOC122307129 gene encoding histidine-containing phosphotransfer protein 2-like gives MCVCRNTCNIFISASLNLVLSDLYIIYSNFIALIRTMASNFLTQHIGSFRMSLFVEGFLGDQFTELEKLEDDQNPLFIERVVNVFLKETPNDITRIGQILEDTPLDVVKLDRCIHKLKGRSVRYLFFY, from the exons atgtgtgtgtgtcgTAATACTTGTAATATTTTCATCAGTGCTTCCCTTAATTTGGTCCTCTCcgatctatatataatatattctaattttatagCTTTAATCCGTACCATGGCCAGTAATTTCTTGACGCAACATATTGGCAGCTTTAGGATGTCCCTCTTTGTTGAG GGTTTTCTTGGTGATCAGTTCACTGAATTGGAGAAATTGGAGGATGATCAGAACCCCCTCTTCATCGAGCGTGTTGTCAACGTGTTTCTCAAAGAGACACCAAATGATATAACTCGCATTGGACAGATATT ggaGGACACACCGCTTGATGTCGTTAAGCTGGATAGGTGTATTCACAAGCTCAAAGGCAGGAGTGTCAGGTATTTGTTTTTCtattga